Proteins from one Halovivax limisalsi genomic window:
- a CDS encoding ABC transporter permease, producing MTRLRSILSSLVGRVLWAFGLVFVVVSAMFVLIYHTTPPEARGYRPPPPDILNPPPVHEQYVEFLGSFLRLDWGTSETAARWTSDPLIGSDGSNVGAVVEALPVTLAYVVPSAILAFALALGLGYVAANRPRSIGTRFSATSLYLLFSLPNFFLAALIAFTLRDLDPGWFPSEYAGGSPLDPSNLLWLTLPTFVLTTHLVAGFFRYARAETRETLEAQFVTLVKAKGRGPVRTARHVFRSVALPLVSLFVAEMIAILLVAVFVIEVVFEVPGIGLLTYEAIRNREIELAMVLTAGFSTATILANLAEDLLAETLDPRLGADGPG from the coding sequence ATGACGCGGCTGCGATCGATCCTGTCGTCGCTCGTGGGCCGGGTACTCTGGGCGTTCGGGCTCGTCTTCGTCGTCGTCTCCGCGATGTTCGTCCTGATCTATCACACGACACCCCCGGAAGCGCGCGGGTACAGGCCACCGCCGCCGGATATTCTCAACCCGCCACCGGTCCACGAGCAGTACGTCGAGTTCCTCGGATCGTTCCTGCGACTGGACTGGGGAACGTCGGAGACGGCAGCTCGCTGGACGAGCGACCCGCTGATCGGGTCCGACGGGTCGAACGTCGGAGCCGTCGTCGAGGCCCTGCCGGTGACGCTCGCGTACGTCGTTCCGTCGGCGATCCTGGCGTTCGCGCTCGCCCTGGGACTTGGCTACGTCGCGGCCAACCGACCGCGCTCGATCGGGACGCGCTTCTCGGCGACGAGTCTGTATCTGCTCTTCAGCCTGCCGAACTTCTTCCTCGCCGCCCTCATCGCCTTCACGTTGCGCGACCTCGATCCCGGCTGGTTTCCCTCGGAGTACGCCGGCGGCTCGCCGCTCGATCCGTCGAATCTGCTCTGGCTCACCCTCCCGACGTTCGTCCTGACGACCCACCTCGTCGCCGGCTTCTTCCGGTACGCCCGCGCCGAAACGCGCGAGACGCTCGAAGCGCAGTTCGTGACGCTCGTCAAGGCGAAAGGCCGCGGGCCGGTGCGCACCGCGAGACACGTCTTCCGAAGCGTCGCTCTGCCGCTCGTGAGCCTCTTCGTCGCGGAGATGATCGCCATCTTGCTCGTCGCCGTCTTCGTCATCGAGGTCGTCTTCGAAGTGCCGGGCATCGGCTTGCTCACCTACGAGGCAATCCGTAATCGGGAGATCGAACTGGCGATGGTACTCACGGCGGGCTTCTCGACCGCGACGATCCTGGCGAATCTCGCGGAAGATCTGCTCGCGGAGACGCTCGATCCCCGCCTGGGAGCCGACGGGCCGGGGTAG
- a CDS encoding beta-CASP ribonuclease aCPSF1, producing the protein MSTVEQQLDDLKAEITSEIPDDISVSSVKYEGPELVVYTHDPKKFARQGDLVRKLASKLRKRISIRPDPSVLSRPDEARSKIHDIIPEDAGVEDLDFHEDTGEVVIEAAKPGMVIGRHGSTLREITKSVGWTPEVVRTPPIESSTVSNVRNFLKQEREDRRDILERIGRQIHREEMSDDEYVRISTLGCCREVGRAAFILSTPETRILIDCGDKPGAEGEVPYLHAPEAFGAGPQSIDAVVLTHAHLDHSAFIPLLFKYGYDGPIYCTEPTRDLMGLLTLDYLDVAAKEGRTPPYESEQVREAIKHCIPIEYGDVTDIAPDVKVTFHNAGHILGSAVTHFHIGDGLYNVAFSGDIHYDDTRLFNGAVNDFPRVETLVMESTYGGRNDYQTDQADSERKLTEVINETYERDGKVLIPAFAVGRSQEIMLVLEEAMREGDIPEMPVHLDGMIWEATAIHTTYPEYLRDDLRDRIFHDDENPFLADQFNHIDAGEDERQDVADGGPCIILSTSGMVTGGPIMSWLSHLGPDPDSTLVFVGYQAQGTLGRRIQNGWDEIPVSDIGRHDRGANGRGTLSLNMHVDTVDGFSGHADRAGLENFVKTMNPRPEKVLCVHGDERSVQDLSSALYHEYNMRTFAPKNLETFRFL; encoded by the coding sequence ATGAGTACTGTAGAGCAGCAACTCGACGATCTGAAAGCAGAGATCACCAGCGAGATTCCGGACGACATCTCGGTCTCGTCGGTGAAGTACGAAGGCCCCGAACTCGTCGTTTACACCCACGACCCGAAGAAGTTCGCCAGGCAGGGCGACCTCGTCCGCAAACTCGCGAGCAAACTCCGCAAGCGAATCAGCATCCGTCCCGACCCGAGCGTCCTCTCGCGCCCCGACGAGGCGCGCTCGAAGATCCACGACATCATCCCGGAGGATGCCGGCGTCGAGGATCTCGACTTCCACGAAGATACCGGCGAAGTCGTCATCGAGGCGGCCAAGCCGGGGATGGTGATCGGCCGCCACGGCTCGACGCTGCGCGAGATCACCAAATCCGTCGGCTGGACGCCCGAAGTCGTGCGGACGCCGCCGATCGAGTCCTCGACCGTCTCGAACGTCCGGAACTTCCTCAAGCAAGAGCGCGAGGACCGGCGCGACATCCTCGAACGGATCGGTCGCCAGATCCACCGCGAGGAGATGTCGGACGACGAGTACGTCCGCATCTCGACGCTCGGGTGCTGTCGCGAGGTCGGCCGCGCCGCCTTCATCCTGTCGACCCCGGAGACGCGGATCCTCATCGACTGCGGCGACAAACCCGGCGCCGAAGGCGAGGTCCCCTACCTCCACGCGCCGGAGGCGTTCGGTGCCGGCCCCCAGAGTATCGACGCGGTGGTCCTCACGCACGCCCACCTGGATCACTCCGCGTTCATCCCGCTGCTCTTCAAGTACGGCTACGACGGTCCGATCTACTGTACGGAACCCACGCGCGACCTGATGGGCCTGCTCACGCTCGACTACCTCGACGTCGCGGCGAAGGAGGGTCGCACGCCGCCCTACGAGTCCGAACAGGTCCGCGAGGCGATCAAACACTGCATCCCGATCGAGTACGGCGACGTCACCGACATCGCGCCCGACGTCAAGGTGACGTTCCACAACGCCGGACACATCCTCGGCTCCGCGGTGACGCACTTTCACATCGGCGACGGCCTCTACAACGTCGCCTTCTCCGGCGACATCCACTACGACGACACCCGGCTGTTCAACGGCGCGGTCAACGACTTCCCGCGCGTCGAGACGCTCGTCATGGAGTCGACCTACGGCGGGCGGAACGACTACCAGACCGACCAGGCGGATTCGGAACGCAAACTCACGGAGGTCATCAACGAGACCTACGAGCGCGACGGCAAGGTGCTGATCCCCGCGTTCGCTGTGGGGCGGTCCCAGGAGATCATGCTCGTCCTCGAGGAGGCCATGCGTGAGGGCGACATCCCGGAGATGCCGGTCCACCTGGACGGCATGATCTGGGAGGCGACGGCGATCCACACGACCTACCCCGAGTACCTCCGCGACGACCTGCGGGATCGGATCTTCCACGACGACGAGAACCCCTTCCTCGCCGATCAGTTCAATCACATCGACGCCGGCGAGGACGAACGCCAGGACGTCGCCGACGGCGGCCCCTGCATCATCCTCTCGACCTCGGGGATGGTCACCGGCGGCCCGATCATGTCCTGGCTCAGCCACCTCGGCCCCGATCCGGATTCGACGCTGGTGTTCGTCGGCTACCAGGCCCAGGGGACGCTCGGTCGGCGCATCCAGAACGGCTGGGACGAGATTCCCGTCTCCGACATCGGTCGCCACGACCGCGGGGCGAACGGACGCGGCACCCTCTCGCTCAACATGCACGTCGACACCGTCGACGGCTTCTCGGGCCACGCCGACCGCGCCGGCCTCGAGAACTTCGTCAAGACGATGAACCCGCGCCCGGAGAAGGTCCTCTGCGTCCACGGCGACGAACGCTCGGTCCAGGACCTCTCCTCCGCGCTCTACCACGAGTACAACATGCGGACCTTTGCACCGAAGAACCTGGAGACGTTCCGCTTCCTCTGA
- a CDS encoding helix-turn-helix domain-containing protein: MSRALLGFEIVRPFVVLLACCTLLTAGVATATGDTGTAVADGSTIERPADLVDDATDELDSGGDETAEDAGETDANETDGDADDGASTLDPTDGSSGELLIDAPDGRDGGLDPLTDSEGTQEPAVPSGSVTDRIDGSAARVDQTDDTGVRSRFGSTLSVRFVVGSNATLLVGTGTESTLRVDLADPTSPRLQLDASNSADAPEERTGRDESAAPDDTDDERGVAADHAETRSSITAGLVGVLGVSAIAGGASAVGGGSGAAAGSPAVLGRLLHILGQFGSLTSLLAKKLPLSLLRYSRYDDSDPLDHETRRSIYETIEAEPGRYLSAIEADSDVSLSTVRHHLDVLEAESLIVAEKRNGKRRFYPVASERRDLAAAMDEPARARLIEALVSNGPMTNGELADRLDRDPSTISHHVAALADDELLTRTREGRTIVNALAPGVEAAYRERVGHEHSVPSVDGVRPVGVEGAD; the protein is encoded by the coding sequence ATGTCTCGGGCGTTACTGGGTTTCGAGATCGTCCGCCCGTTCGTGGTGCTCCTCGCCTGTTGCACCCTGCTCACGGCCGGCGTCGCGACCGCAACCGGCGACACCGGGACCGCGGTCGCCGACGGCTCGACGATCGAGCGCCCCGCCGACCTCGTCGACGACGCGACTGACGAACTCGATTCCGGTGGCGACGAGACGGCCGAAGACGCCGGTGAGACGGACGCCAACGAAACCGACGGAGACGCCGACGACGGAGCGTCGACCCTCGATCCGACGGACGGTTCATCCGGGGAGCTCCTGATCGACGCCCCGGACGGACGCGACGGTGGGCTAGATCCGTTGACCGACTCCGAGGGGACGCAGGAACCGGCTGTCCCCTCCGGTTCCGTGACCGACCGGATCGACGGCTCCGCTGCTCGGGTCGATCAAACGGACGATACCGGGGTTCGATCCAGGTTCGGATCCACCCTGTCCGTTCGATTCGTCGTCGGTTCGAACGCGACGCTCCTGGTCGGTACTGGTACCGAAAGCACGCTTCGCGTCGACCTCGCCGACCCGACGTCGCCTCGGCTGCAACTCGACGCGTCGAATTCGGCCGACGCACCCGAGGAACGGACCGGTCGTGACGAATCCGCGGCGCCGGACGATACGGACGACGAACGCGGCGTCGCGGCCGACCACGCCGAGACTCGCTCGTCGATCACCGCGGGGCTCGTCGGCGTTCTGGGGGTGAGCGCCATCGCCGGCGGCGCGTCGGCGGTGGGCGGCGGTTCCGGGGCGGCCGCCGGATCGCCGGCCGTTCTCGGTCGCCTCCTGCACATCCTGGGGCAATTTGGCTCGCTCACGTCGCTCCTCGCGAAGAAGCTCCCGCTCTCGCTCCTCCGGTACAGCCGGTACGACGATTCCGACCCGCTCGACCACGAGACGCGCCGGTCGATCTACGAGACGATCGAGGCGGAGCCCGGTCGGTACCTCTCGGCGATCGAGGCCGACTCCGACGTCTCGCTCTCGACGGTTCGCCACCACCTCGACGTCCTCGAGGCGGAGTCGCTGATCGTCGCCGAGAAGCGAAACGGCAAGCGCCGCTTCTATCCGGTCGCCTCAGAGCGTCGCGACCTCGCTGCGGCGATGGACGAGCCCGCAAGGGCCCGCCTCATCGAGGCGCTCGTCTCGAACGGCCCGATGACGAACGGCGAACTCGCCGACCGGCTGGATCGCGATCCGAGTACGATCTCTCACCACGTCGCCGCCCTGGCTGACGACGAACTGCTCACCCGAACCCGCGAGGGGCGGACGATCGTCAACGCACTCGCGCCGGGCGTCGAAGCGGCCTACCGCGAACGGGTCGGCCACGAACATAGCGTACCGTCGGTGGACGGTGTCAGGCCCGTCGGTGTCGAAGGCGCCGATTAA
- a CDS encoding CHY zinc finger protein: protein MIDVGGVTVDGVGLDDATRCAHYDSPRDVVALRFGCCDTYFACHRCHDERTEHESAPWPRSRFDEPAVLCGACGSQFTPPTYVEADHRCPACASPFNPDCASHRDLYFEPED, encoded by the coding sequence GTGATCGACGTCGGCGGCGTCACCGTCGACGGGGTCGGCCTGGACGACGCGACTCGCTGTGCCCACTACGATAGCCCCCGCGACGTCGTCGCGCTCCGGTTTGGCTGCTGTGATACCTACTTCGCCTGTCACCGCTGTCACGACGAACGAACCGAGCACGAATCCGCGCCCTGGCCTCGCTCCCGGTTCGACGAACCGGCCGTCCTCTGTGGCGCCTGTGGGAGCCAGTTCACGCCGCCGACGTACGTCGAAGCCGATCACCGGTGTCCGGCGTGTGCGTCTCCGTTCAACCCCGACTGCGCGTCGCATCGCGATCTGTACTTCGAGCCCGAGGACTAG
- the gvpO gene encoding gas vesicle protein GvpO, halophile-type, whose amino-acid sequence MAQTAASDDRCIALTADGERCGRSAGEDDFCYQHDDSDPTVSDAEQPEAEESSEKQRSGERLKEQEATEQEREGSTEADREGSTGEDLEGSTGEDLEGSTGEETRSDEVDPELDEVEVTADVDDEQIEGILSIRRTVKSTASDLVGHPFDGVSEITADDDGWQAVVEVVEREAVPDTQDVIGRYRIDLNADGTVVGYRRIDRYRRGDTTSFE is encoded by the coding sequence ATGGCACAGACAGCCGCGTCGGACGATCGCTGCATCGCGCTCACCGCGGACGGTGAGCGCTGTGGGCGTTCGGCGGGCGAAGACGACTTTTGCTACCAACACGACGACAGTGATCCGACCGTGAGCGACGCAGAACAGCCCGAAGCGGAGGAATCGAGCGAAAAGCAACGTTCGGGAGAGCGTCTCAAGGAACAGGAGGCGACTGAACAGGAGCGGGAAGGGAGCACCGAGGCGGACCGAGAGGGGAGCACCGGGGAGGATCTGGAGGGGAGCACCGGGGAGGATCTGGAGGGGAGCACCGGGGAGGAGACGCGTTCGGACGAAGTCGACCCCGAACTGGACGAGGTCGAGGTCACCGCCGACGTCGACGACGAACAGATCGAGGGGATCCTCTCGATTCGCCGGACCGTCAAGTCGACCGCCTCGGACCTCGTCGGCCACCCCTTCGACGGCGTCTCCGAGATCACCGCCGACGACGACGGCTGGCAGGCCGTCGTCGAGGTGGTCGAGCGCGAAGCGGTCCCGGACACGCAGGACGTGATCGGCCGATATCGGATCGATCTCAATGCGGACGGGACGGTCGTCGGGTACCGGCGGATCGATCGCTACCGCCGCGGCGATACGACCTCCTTCGAATGA
- the gvpA gene encoding gas vesicle protein GvpA, translated as MASPQRRPDSSSLAEVLDRILDKGVVIDVWARISVVGIELLTVEARVVVASVDTFLHYASEIAKIERTVSEGELADIEELEIARRLESSPRPPPETS; from the coding sequence ATGGCATCCCCCCAGCGCCGGCCTGATTCGTCGAGTCTCGCGGAAGTCCTCGACCGGATTCTCGACAAGGGCGTCGTCATCGACGTCTGGGCGCGCATCTCCGTCGTCGGGATCGAACTCCTCACCGTCGAGGCTCGCGTCGTGGTGGCCTCCGTCGATACGTTCCTCCACTACGCCTCGGAGATCGCCAAGATCGAGCGGACGGTCTCCGAGGGCGAGCTCGCAGATATCGAGGAACTCGAGATTGCACGCCGCCTTGAGTCCTCGCCGAGGCCGCCACCGGAGACGTCCTGA
- a CDS encoding GvpL/GvpF family gas vesicle protein translates to MSRPYAYGVVDIDETIERSVDGVGDGDRVYPIDNGAIAALVSDIETAEPDRSDENVRRHDEVLRALMTADGGRTVVPMRYGMVFRDAETVRNVLDGAASAFRASLAEIEGAEELGVSVVRPPEGPVDDEAIRSTVSDELDGLARDVAENGLFSDRLVLNRSYLVARDERGEFDEAVGRVEDRHEGVIVRYTGPYAPYSFVDVKIGAQA, encoded by the coding sequence ATGAGCCGCCCCTACGCCTACGGCGTCGTCGATATCGACGAGACGATCGAGCGCTCCGTCGACGGCGTCGGCGACGGGGATCGCGTCTACCCGATCGACAACGGGGCCATCGCGGCGCTCGTCTCCGACATCGAGACGGCCGAACCGGATCGGTCCGACGAGAACGTTCGCCGCCACGACGAGGTGCTTCGGGCGCTGATGACCGCCGACGGCGGCCGGACCGTCGTACCGATGCGCTACGGGATGGTCTTCCGGGACGCGGAGACGGTGCGGAACGTCCTCGACGGAGCCGCGTCGGCGTTCAGGGCGTCGCTCGCGGAGATCGAGGGGGCGGAAGAACTCGGCGTCTCGGTGGTTCGCCCGCCGGAGGGGCCGGTCGACGACGAAGCGATCCGGAGCACCGTCTCCGACGAACTGGACGGCCTCGCCCGCGACGTCGCGGAGAACGGGCTGTTCAGCGACCGACTGGTTCTCAATCGATCGTATCTCGTCGCGCGCGACGAGCGAGGCGAGTTCGACGAAGCGGTCGGCCGGGTCGAGGACCGCCACGAGGGCGTCATCGTGCGCTACACCGGCCCCTACGCGCCGTACAGCTTCGTCGACGTGAAAATCGGAGCGCAGGCATGA
- the gvpG gene encoding gas vesicle protein GvpG, which produces MIVVDDLLFRPIVSIANALHATALNELYDVEEIQDELSENRLLYELGERSEEEYERRREELEAELEAAREVREWISGGRVEVKT; this is translated from the coding sequence ATGATCGTCGTCGACGACCTCCTGTTCCGGCCGATCGTCAGCATCGCCAACGCGTTGCACGCGACCGCGTTGAACGAACTGTACGACGTCGAGGAGATCCAGGACGAGCTGTCGGAAAATCGGCTGCTCTACGAGCTCGGCGAACGGTCGGAGGAGGAGTACGAACGCAGGCGGGAGGAACTGGAAGCGGAACTCGAGGCCGCCCGCGAAGTCAGGGAGTGGATTTCGGGCGGCCGCGTGGAGGTGAAGACGTGA
- the gvpJ gene encoding gas vesicle protein GvpJ has protein sequence MGDFQPSRQQADLADVLELLLEKGIVINADIAVSIGDTQLLGVQLRAAIASFETAAKYGLAFPEGTDVERLAAAVDEPELAEGDRPNIPVDATRGVNVTPGGHAEPAEEAAETSESADDGDLPRDEQSARLDEFDEIAVAERDEGGAADDEPSAEGEE, from the coding sequence ATGGGCGACTTTCAGCCCAGTCGGCAGCAAGCCGACCTGGCCGACGTCCTCGAACTCCTGCTGGAGAAGGGGATCGTGATCAACGCCGACATCGCCGTCTCGATCGGCGACACGCAACTGCTCGGCGTCCAACTGCGCGCGGCCATCGCCTCGTTCGAGACGGCGGCGAAGTACGGGCTCGCCTTCCCGGAGGGAACCGACGTGGAGCGCCTCGCCGCCGCGGTCGACGAGCCCGAACTGGCCGAGGGCGATCGACCAAACATCCCCGTCGACGCGACTCGCGGGGTGAACGTGACGCCCGGCGGGCACGCCGAACCGGCAGAGGAAGCCGCCGAAACGTCCGAGAGCGCCGACGACGGCGATCTCCCCCGCGACGAGCAGTCGGCGCGCCTCGACGAGTTCGACGAGATTGCGGTCGCGGAGCGAGACGAGGGTGGAGCCGCCGACGACGAGCCCTCCGCGGAGGGCGAGGAATGA
- a CDS encoding gas vesicle protein K, which yields MTTIDVDGESAADGLLTLVVAVVEILVDALEREAIRRMESGRLTDEEVDRLGRQLAAIDEQLEAIKGDQEITEDVADLRGELDGIVRNAVERLEEGAAAERREAETDHPADRFTGGEFP from the coding sequence ATGACGACGATCGACGTCGACGGCGAGTCGGCAGCCGACGGCCTCCTGACGCTCGTCGTGGCCGTCGTCGAGATACTGGTCGACGCGCTCGAGCGCGAGGCGATCAGGCGGATGGAGTCCGGCCGCCTCACCGACGAGGAAGTCGACCGGCTCGGCCGCCAGCTCGCCGCGATCGACGAACAGCTCGAGGCGATCAAAGGCGACCAGGAGATCACCGAGGACGTCGCGGACCTCCGCGGCGAACTCGACGGCATCGTTCGAAACGCCGTCGAGCGGCTGGAAGAAGGGGCAGCGGCCGAGCGACGCGAGGCCGAAACCGATCACCCCGCGGACCGATTCACGGGAGGTGAATTTCCGTGA
- the gvpL gene encoding gas vesicle protein GvpL produces the protein MSNRAETPAAEGTTPDLSDGRYLYCVVGLGCADEAPTLETDGVDDEPVSVLAAAGERADGDPAGPEQIAAVVHDCAELYDAADPRLVKRWLVQHQRVVDAATERFGTPIPFQFDTILRGGDEGVREWLRSERETLRDALEALAGTHEYRIDVVRTDPIPESAIVDGDDDLQALQTKIDDASEGRAHLLEKQFEQRLAKRRRERGRALAADVEAGIDEFVEAVQPLEPSPSISLEGLEGASSGPDEAGDDTGDSGPDTGEPVCRFAVLATDEGVDDLGSYLDTVADRDGITVRFTGPWPPYSFVPSLGSEEGVT, from the coding sequence GTGAGCAATCGGGCGGAGACTCCCGCGGCCGAGGGGACGACCCCGGATCTCTCCGACGGCCGGTACCTCTACTGCGTCGTGGGGCTCGGTTGCGCCGACGAGGCGCCCACGCTCGAAACGGACGGCGTCGACGACGAGCCCGTCTCGGTACTCGCGGCCGCGGGTGAGCGGGCGGACGGGGATCCGGCCGGCCCGGAGCAAATTGCTGCCGTCGTCCACGACTGTGCGGAACTGTACGACGCCGCGGATCCGCGGCTCGTCAAGCGGTGGCTCGTCCAGCACCAGCGCGTCGTCGACGCGGCCACGGAGCGTTTCGGCACGCCGATTCCGTTCCAGTTCGACACGATCCTGCGCGGTGGCGACGAGGGCGTCCGGGAGTGGTTACGGTCCGAGCGGGAGACGCTTCGGGACGCGCTCGAGGCGCTCGCTGGAACCCATGAGTACCGGATCGACGTCGTGCGAACCGATCCGATCCCGGAATCGGCGATCGTAGACGGCGACGACGACCTTCAGGCGCTTCAGACGAAGATCGACGACGCCAGCGAGGGGCGTGCGCACCTCCTCGAGAAGCAGTTCGAGCAACGACTCGCTAAGCGCCGTCGGGAACGGGGTCGCGCCCTCGCGGCCGACGTGGAGGCGGGCATCGACGAGTTCGTCGAGGCGGTACAACCGCTCGAGCCGTCGCCGTCGATCTCCCTCGAAGGCCTGGAGGGGGCAAGCTCCGGGCCGGACGAGGCGGGAGACGATACCGGCGACTCGGGCCCCGATACCGGCGAACCGGTCTGTCGCTTCGCCGTCCTCGCCACGGACGAGGGCGTCGACGACCTGGGATCGTACCTCGACACGGTCGCCGACCGGGACGGCATCACGGTCCGGTTCACCGGCCCCTGGCCACCGTACTCGTTCGTCCCCTCGCTCGGATCGGAGGAGGGGGTGACCTAG
- the gvpM gene encoding gas vesicle protein GvpM, with protein sequence MEPTSDDALVDLVDVLLRDGAVLRADVIVTVADVPLVGISLSAAIAGMETMNEYGLFEEWDGSKRARVVARRQYTDNGRPRHQRRQQRRENGTTGVMPRPSGADRNET encoded by the coding sequence GTGGAGCCGACGAGCGACGACGCCCTGGTCGATCTCGTCGACGTGCTGTTGCGAGACGGGGCCGTTCTCAGGGCCGACGTGATCGTCACCGTCGCGGACGTCCCGCTGGTGGGCATCAGTCTGTCCGCGGCAATCGCCGGGATGGAGACGATGAACGAGTACGGGCTGTTCGAGGAGTGGGACGGCTCGAAGCGGGCGAGGGTCGTCGCGAGGCGTCAGTACACGGACAACGGGCGGCCACGCCACCAGAGAAGGCAACAACGAAGGGAGAACGGGACGACGGGAGTCATGCCGCGGCCGAGCGGCGCGGACCGGAACGAGACGTGA
- a CDS encoding MutS-related protein — MRLEEYWGVGPKTRARLVDELGAERASSAIERGDVRALTDAGLTRGRATHILRRATGGAGMETLATPDAREAYKDVLEVVVEHALTQRAADRIRVLTPLSTREAMAGRLDDVFDAVEIWDGLDEAEQAEICEAYERYDANDGTEKAAVEAALELRELDHAAGPFEPLASLDADTLETAADALGAVDGHRLGTGADDELDRLRSALGAVEDLDASATELVEELRSEGVHDVDGFRDAFEDRILSETDVTIEQVREAMPRDATDAGDFVAETLRSLRIDLQERVDEREERIGAELRATIEESRDAIDRAVEIVDEIALALSLARFAIAYDCTRPTFADADAPAVSVVDARNLRLAAADGSVQPITYALGAHDVDSGPETAGTPGQERVSVLTGANSGGKTTLLETLCQIHVLASMGLPVPAERATVTLVDAIVFHRRHASFNAGVLESTLQSIVPPLSDGGRTLMLVDEFEAITEPGSAADLLHGLVRLTVDRDALGVFVTHLAEDLEPLPEAARVDGIFAEGLNPDLELRVDYQPRFDTIGRSTPEFIVSRLVANAGGRSERAGFETLAEAVGREVVQRTLADAKWHDAAEGD, encoded by the coding sequence ATGCGACTGGAGGAGTACTGGGGCGTCGGGCCGAAAACCCGCGCTCGACTCGTCGACGAACTCGGGGCCGAGCGGGCCAGCAGCGCCATCGAACGGGGTGACGTCCGCGCGCTGACCGACGCCGGCCTCACGCGCGGGCGCGCAACACACATTCTCCGTCGAGCCACGGGCGGCGCCGGCATGGAGACGCTCGCCACGCCGGACGCCCGCGAAGCGTACAAGGACGTTCTCGAAGTCGTCGTCGAACACGCCCTCACCCAGCGCGCCGCCGACCGGATCCGGGTTCTCACACCGCTTTCGACCCGCGAGGCGATGGCGGGGCGCCTCGACGACGTCTTCGACGCGGTCGAGATCTGGGACGGGCTGGACGAGGCCGAGCAGGCCGAGATCTGCGAGGCCTACGAGCGCTACGACGCGAACGACGGGACGGAGAAGGCCGCGGTCGAGGCGGCGCTCGAACTGCGCGAACTCGACCACGCAGCGGGCCCGTTCGAACCGCTCGCGTCCCTCGACGCCGACACCCTCGAAACCGCCGCCGACGCCCTCGGCGCGGTCGACGGCCACCGACTGGGGACCGGCGCCGACGACGAGCTCGATCGACTGCGCTCGGCCCTCGGCGCGGTCGAGGATCTGGACGCCAGCGCGACGGAGCTGGTCGAAGAACTGCGGTCCGAGGGCGTCCACGACGTCGACGGCTTTCGCGACGCGTTCGAGGATCGCATCCTCTCGGAGACCGACGTCACGATCGAGCAAGTGCGCGAGGCGATGCCCCGCGACGCGACGGACGCCGGCGACTTCGTCGCGGAAACGCTTCGCTCGCTGCGGATCGACCTCCAGGAACGCGTCGACGAGCGCGAGGAGCGAATCGGCGCCGAGTTGCGAGCGACGATCGAGGAATCGCGCGACGCGATCGATCGGGCCGTCGAAATCGTCGACGAAATCGCCCTCGCGCTCTCGCTCGCCCGCTTCGCGATCGCGTACGACTGTACGCGCCCGACGTTCGCCGACGCCGACGCGCCGGCCGTCTCGGTCGTCGACGCGAGAAACCTCCGGCTGGCGGCGGCTGACGGGTCCGTCCAGCCGATAACGTACGCGCTCGGCGCTCACGACGTCGACTCCGGACCCGAGACCGCCGGGACACCCGGGCAGGAACGCGTCTCGGTGCTCACCGGGGCCAACAGCGGCGGGAAGACGACGCTGCTGGAGACCCTGTGTCAGATCCACGTCCTGGCCAGCATGGGCCTGCCGGTCCCCGCCGAGCGCGCGACGGTGACGCTCGTCGACGCCATCGTCTTTCACCGCCGCCACGCCAGCTTCAACGCGGGCGTGCTCGAGTCCACGCTGCAGTCGATCGTCCCGCCGCTGTCGGACGGCGGGCGGACCCTGATGCTCGTCGACGAGTTCGAGGCCATCACCGAACCGGGGAGCGCGGCCGACCTGCTCCACGGGCTCGTCAGGCTCACAGTCGACCGCGACGCACTGGGCGTCTTCGTCACCCACCTCGCGGAGGACCTCGAACCGCTCCCCGAGGCCGCCCGCGTCGACGGCATCTTCGCGGAGGGACTGAATCCCGACCTCGAGTTACGCGTCGATTACCAGCCCCGGTTCGACACGATCGGGCGCTCGACGCCCGAGTTCATCGTCTCCCGCCTCGTCGCGAACGCCGGGGGCCGGAGCGAGCGCGCCGGCTTCGAGACGCTGGCGGAGGCCGTCGGGCGAGAGGTCGTCCAGCGAACCCTGGCCGACGCGAAGTGGCACGACGCCGCGGAAGGCGATTGA